ATAAACGTATAATCTACAAGAAATTAGAACTATCAAACATAACTAATTCAATCATAGTTTTATAAGTGAATCAAAAAGAGAAGAATTTGAAGTATTTTTGGTAAAGAGATCATTTTCAATACACCTGTAACtcgaaaaaacaagaaaagtatAATCTACGGCGAATTTAAAGTTAATATATTTTGCAACTATATGTTGTCTGAAGCTGGAAGATACGTTTAACAAGGGAAACAATGCTGCCtgctctttttaattttttattataaagagGATTTATATGTTTGATATGGATTAAGACATAAACTTTGAAAACAACTATACAAGCAATCACAAACCTCCAAGGAATTTGGTTGTAACTTATACAACCAAGAACTCATGGGCGTAACAAACAACCACAAAAATTAATACTCGCTCCGTCCCATATTCGTTGTCTACTTTTCTCTTTACATTTTGCTTAcgaaatcataaataaagacaattttactaatttactccATAATAAGCTTTTTTCAGAGTTTACAAACACTTTTTTAAAAGAACTAGTTGTAAaggtaaaatgaaaaaatttaatcaattatgttCTGGTTTTgtaaattgacaagtaatttaGGACAACTATTTATAATAAAGTGGACAATTTAGAGTGTACGTAAAATCTACGTACACTCTATCTTTCCCAGGTACCTTTTCCGGGATttcactaaatatattattgttggacaactaatatgaaacTGAGAAAGGAGTAGTAACTTTGTAAGCAATATATAAAGGGGGCTTAATGACTTTGTGAAGATACAAGTTTATTAGTAGCAACACAACTAGCAAATAAAAGTACAAGATAAACCAAATGGACCAAAACCAAACAccatcatcatcaacaacaacaacaatgaacCAAAACCAAACATCATCAACTAGTACTACATTTTCTTCACTAATGATTGGCTTGAAACCACTAGTGGGATCTCTAGTGATGAGACTCATAACATTTAGCTGCTTGTTGGTGTCATTGATTGTCATGGCTACTAATAGTTTTGATACATTTAACATTTATGGTTTACCAATCAAGGTTGATTCCACTGACATTCATGTTTACCGGTAAAACTACTTTTTCCCTTTACAATACACTTCATCACTTTGTGTGTGTTCGGTACGAACGAAAGTATTTTCCAATATTCTCTTGTTCGGTAAGAAAACGAGTTTTttgaaaatgaggaaaatgacttctctAGTGGAAGTATGGAAAATAGATTCCACAAGTGACATTTCAACTTGCTTGTGTCCCCACCACCCTCTAGCACACCTCATCTTCACCCAGGTCCCTAGTTTGTTTTACGGTGAATTACTCCTATAAATGaatgtgtatatattttattgatttttcatCGCACATCGGAGCCTGACTAAATTCAGAGTCGCGCATTAGAGGACTTGATTAAATGAATGTGTATATGCTTTTTTTACTTatcctaattatttttattttttggatgcAGTTATATGATAGCTGCAGATGTGATTGGAATGGCCTACACATCGTTACTAATTGTGTTAATATTTTTCCATGTGAAATCTGGAAGTCCCATTGATGGTGGTCTTGCTTATTTTGAATTCTATGGTGATAAGGTATGTAAATCAATGATGACAaggttttgaaataattatcaatGATCTCGGGTTTAAGCTCTGGTAGTGACAATTTTTTAGTAATGTGTTTTTTCGTTTTAATAGACCTTAATGTGGTTCGAGTTTGAATTAATTGGGGTCTCAATAGGGCTATCAAACACTCggtggaaaattgaaaaaacacaCTTTATCCCAATGTTTCGAGGTGTCTAAGTTTCCTACCtaaattattatcaattatttaTCGAAACACACTCCAACTATCTATTGTTTCCTTTTTCTACTTGAAATATCACCATTGTTTAGGAATAATTGATAATTGAACtgtgttttgataaatagtttGTGAAAGTTCAAATAGAAAATTTGCACACCTAATAGTGCAGGTATGAAAAtcgtaaaactaaaaatattttagctgTGTTTTTGACCGTGCACTTTATATTAAAACACATTTCTCAACTATCAATTCAAGTACTAAGTAGTTGAGGTGTGTTTTAATACATAGACAGTGATAGTTCAGATAGGAACAAAAAACAACTGATTACTGATAGTTATAATGTGAAACTCGTGAAAAGTGATAATTCAGATATATTATTTTGCAGATAATTTTATTCCTATTGGCTACTGGTGCTGCTGGTGGATTAGGATTGACAGTGGAATATAACAGAATTAAGGACAATGATGAGACTacccaaaatatacaaaattttatcaACATAGCAAATGCTTCTGCTAGTGTGCTTCTTCTTGGATCTATTTCCTCTGCTATTTCCTCTATCATTTCTTCTCTCAATCTTCCAAAGAGATCTTCTTCATAAGTCGCACTATTgttcagactcttcaaaaatattatcgTATTCGTGTTGAATATTTCAAAAACTACGTAATTTTTGGAAGCGCGAACATGTCTAACGATATTTCTGAAGAGTTCGAAGATTATGAACATGCAAATTGCAAAAATTTGGACCATGCTAGCTAATTCAATtcataatatgtttttttttcctttttttgtctttggaattttgtttattgttttcttgttgaaaataaattgatgatAAGTACGACATGAATAAATTGCATGCTTGAGATTGGTAGCATGAAGAATTTAATGTTATCATTGTAATTTTTGTCTCTttgttattttagttattttggggaaatttgtatttttaattcttgaaatataataatgaattttgattttaatttttgtgatacctgataaaatatatttaacattGAATTGATTGTAGTATGTGTTTGTTATCCTTCAATTTGTGAATATTCTTATATTTAACGAAATATGAACTGTTATATCATTTAATTACTCATTCCTTATGTTAAATTTGTATTGTTATCACATATTAGAAGGTAATATAGTTCTAACAATCTAACTATAAGTAATTCCCTATTTAGAAGGACTAATAACACATTTTGATTAATCCAAATTAAATATGCTTAGTAAAATATCACAAAGGATCAAAATCAAAACTTACTAATAATTAGAGGATCAAAAGTGCAATTAGCcccttttttttatgttatccTATGTTCCATCCCTCTCACCCACCTAACCCAACCCACCCAcccccaaacaaaaaaaaacctttCCACCACACCAATAAAagtttaaaagaacaaaaaagaaaaaaaagaacctTTTTTGCCTAAACAACACTCTTTTTATGTTGCTTAATCCTTCATGACATAAAAGGTTCTCTTACATTCATATACTATATAGTATCTATAAAACATTCAATAGCTACACATTTCTCCCTTTCCTTAAACTCCAAAAAAGTCCAATTTTTCCTCCATAATTTTCCACCTCaacacacacacatacaaaGATTCAAAGTTTCTCTAAATTTCAAGAACCTCGTATCTTTTTCATCACGATTTTCTCTTCAAGGACACTCGTCTCTCATCATGAACAACACAATAGGAGATGGCATTGAAGATACTCAAGATCATTACATTGGTGAAAAAAACTTCGAAAATTATGGATATGGCATTGGATTTTCCCTTTTGATCCTTGTTATACTTATACTCATCACCTATTCTTCTTACTTATATATTGGAAAAAGATCAAGTACCAATAATTCCTCTTCACATAATATTGTCAACAACACCACAACCAACACAACTATAGTTGAAAATCAATTGATTTTCATTCAACAAGGTCTTGATGAAACAACTTTGAGAAATTATCCAAAATTACTTTATTCACAAGCTAAGAGTCACAACAAAAGggattttttaatttcttctggTTGTTCAATTTGTTTGGTTGATTATAAAGACAATGATAAACTTAGACTTTTGCCTGATTGTCACCATATTTTTCATGTCAAATGTATTGACCCTTGGCTTAGACTTCACCCTACTTGTCCAAATTGTAGAAGTTCTCCTTTTCCATCTCCTTTACCTACTCCTTTGGCTGAGGTGGTTCCTTTGGCAACAACAAGGCAAAGTTGATGAGGGAAAAGATTTACTCGCACCTGATGTGGATGTGTATCAGATTCTTCAAAATCGATGTAATTTTTGAACAATCTGATACGAGTGTGACAACATTTCTCCGGGGTCATCCAATCAACATAGATGTTTTGCAcattaagttattattatttaaccATGGCCATCACACAAACATGGTATAATGTAAATATCAAGTGTGAGTAAGTATTTTTCAAGTTGAGTCCATCaccattcttttttttcttttcttttaacaaGTCCATTACCATATTTGGTGTTTTTTTCCTACTCttgtttttctcttcttttttttttctctttttggccttttttcttttcttattctGGTATGTAAATGATCCACATATATTATTGTAAGTTGTACATGTTAGGTTGCTTAATTGGTATATATTGATGAAGTCCTACAAAAGGGAATTTTGCACAATCCaaaatctttcattttcttcaatctTAATGATTTATTTCTTGTTTATAGAACCGTATGAACATATGTACAGAATTTTATCTCAAGCAAGCACAATATTGCGGAAAAATATTATCCGAATTAATCTCGATGCTTACACCAAACAAATAAATGCATTACATTTgtctttatataaaatttaattaagcACTTAACTACAGTtaataataagtatttttttagtcTAAATTTATCGCTTAATTATGGGTagcaatgatttttttaaaatataagaaaaaaaactgCATTCTTGTTGCACTTGTCGTTTGAACTAACATCTAATTTTGAATGTCTCAATTGATAATAGTTTTTGCAAATCGAGTtataatctaattttttttaacgacTCAATAATTTGGAAATATGGGTAGGTTCTAAAAACTCTGAACTGACTTTCTTCAAACAACAACTACAGCATATCCAATGTATTCCCACAAGTCGAGTCTAAGATGGTAAGATATACACGAACCTTATCCCTACCTTTGTAGGGTAGATAGGTTGTTTCTAATACGTGTTCCATTAGATATTGTTTCAAATAACTTGTAATCAAAGGCTGAGTATATGTGCCTAGTACTAACTGCTAAGCAATTCTTAATCGATTAGTTGTTGCATGCATTTAGATTCAAAGAATATATGTTCATTTCTTAAATATTGGTTTAAGGAtcacatattttctatttcCAAATAAGTTTGCTTTTCTTGAAAGagtaatttaaataaatgaTCTGGCAAATATAGTATTCAATGGAGTAAAATATTTGTCCAAACAGAATCTCCTGCCAAATGTCCCGATTATTCTATTAGGTACTTGCTATTGAGTAGCTCCATGCACCATCCATCGGGTAGTGTGCACCACGTCCAGGTAGCTCTGAGCATCAAAATTTAAACTGGTGAGAAGAAATTACACAACGTTAATCTGCAATATTGATTCAGGAATATGTTTTTCATCTCGAAAATAAGTCCTCGATAGAAAGAGAAATACTTAGAGAAACAAACATTTCCTTATTATGTCACAAGTACAGAAAACGAatttatagaaagaaaaaacaaaggcTAACCAGGCTCTCTTACAGCCCCCTACTGATACAACTACAACCACTTTACCAAGAAATGTTGCCCAAAATTGTGACACTTTATGCCAAAAAAGACGATAGGATTACAAGATCTTCACTTCCTGGAGATGCAGATCTACAAAGCgcaagatttaaaaaaaagaaaaaagagaatagCGCAAACCCATAAACCATGGCTGCTGATATATCATCGTAAGGATCCAATGTTGTTGCCAACTGCTTCACTTCCTTCTGTTCTTATTTCTATTAACTTTGACAATCTTTCGACCTGATTTGTCAGGACCATTGCTACCCAATGAGAAACTCCCTCCAGCACCTAAACTGCCTGATGCTGCAAATGGAGATGGATTCTGAACAGCAGCAGCAGCTGCCTGATTCTGCTGGCCACCAAATTGGAATGGATTAGGTGTTGAACCAAACATGAAACCACCAGGAGAGGGCGAGACAGAAGGTTGACCAAAAGCAACAGCAGGGGAAGATGCATGCATAGTGTCCTCGGCCATGCTGTCTTCCATGCTCATCTGGTTATTATTTCCAGGGGATGCAGTAAAAGGAGAAGTAGAGTTCCCAAATATGGCCTGCGTAGACGGATTTGTCAAAGAAGTTGAACCAAATGGAAAGGCTGGTCCACTAGGAGTACTGGGTGCTGATCCAAAGACCGCAGCAGTGGTGGCTGGAGGAGtaaaagatgatgaagatgcTCCAAATGCAAACCCAGTAGGGGTAGCAGAACTAAATGGGGAACTAAAGACAGGAGACTTAGGGGCCTGCCAATTGGAACCTAAAATTCCAGCAGCACTGGAAGTTTGTGGAGAGGCAGAACTGGCACCAAAAGCAAATGGACTAGGACTGACTGTGCTGGTGGCATTGACAGCATTTGTTGACGAAACTGAAGAGCTAGCACCAAAACTAAATACGCTGGGGGCAGCACTAGTGGAGGTGCTGACAGTATTTGTTGACAGAACGGAAGAACTAGCACCAAAATTAAATATGCCAGCGGTAGCACTGGTAGAGATGCTGACAGTATTTGTTGAGCAAGCCGAAGAGTTGCCACCAAAACTAAACACGCCAGGAGTAGCATTGGTGGAGGTGCTGACAGTATTGGTTGAAGAAGCTGAAGAACCACCACCAAAACTAAATATTCCAGGAGCAGCACTATTAGACATGCTGACATTGTTCAATGAGGAAGCTGAAGAACTACCACCAAAATTAAATGTGCTAGGACTAGGGCGGGTAGAGGTGTCGACGGCATTTGCCGAGGAAGATGAAGATTTATTACCAAAACTAAATATAGCAGAAGTAGCATTGCTGGAAGTGGCAAGTGCAGCGGTGGCTGCATGAACTGCCGGACTAGCACCAAAAGTGAACGCCAGCTGAGTTGTCCCACTGCTAGGTCCGACTGAACTGCTCATCGTAGATGAGGTTGAAGAACTTGCCCCAAAACTAAAATTTCCAAAAGCAGCAGCGCTGGAGCCAACGGGGTTGCTATCTGAAGCAGCAGCAGAAACTATACCAGTATTACTTGAAGCAGAACCGACAGAGGAGAAAGATGTCATTCCGGAATTGCCCACTTCTGGTGATGTAGTAGATGATCCAAAATGAGCAGGAACACTCTGTGTGACTCTGGTATTGTCTGATCCAGTGAGAGAAGTTTGTGCACTAACAAGTGACTGAGCTCCAGTGCTGAAAACAGAACTCTGAGACTGGACACTAGCTGTAGTAACTGTGGACATTCCTGATGAACTAAAACCAAAAATACTATTTCCAGGACTTGTAGATGCAAATGATGAGCCCGCAAAAGGTGAATTGCTACTCAAGTTGTCAGAATTAGCTGCTTTGGTTTTCAGGTCTGCATCGTCTGCAGTGGAAGCTGTTGATAGCGTTGACACCATTGGTGGAACTTCAGAGGGACCAGATTTGATAAGAGGTTCAGTTGATACTGAAGATGCTGCAGCAAAACCAAACAGACCACCACCAACAGCAGCTGAAATGCTTGTGGAATGGGCAACCTCACTTGAACTGTAAGATTGAACATCCTTGGGGGAATTACTTGATGCCAAGAGAGAAGTGGCTGAGATAGCAGGACTAGGTGTGAACTGTCCATTACTGAAGCTAGAAGTGCTTGATGGAGCAGCAAATAAAACTGAAGGTGATAAACCAGATGATAAAGGTTCTAATTTCCCATTGCTTTTCCCATCCTTCTGTGAGTTATCTGACTCAAGGAGCTCCGATGAAGCACCAGCCAGGCCAAAAGCAGGGTTGGATAAACTGCAGATAAAGAGGAAAAATTTGATAACTGCCTTCAATTAGTACCAGAAGGGTGCATAAAACTCAAAAGGACTTCACACTAATTTCCTTCACTTAATTTTTCTACAGAAGGCTGAAtagcatcttcaagttcttcattATTTGTTCTCAGCTTAAAGTCTTCTTTGCCACTCCtcaacaaataaaattcaactACTAGACTTCTTTTAACAAGTGATAGACCTTGCAATCTAACGGTCATACTTGACAGTAATTACCAGTAATATTTAGTTTCTCCTAGGTTTTCATCAATCGCATCAAAAGAATCTCTAGAGTGGAGGGGAGTGTTAGTAAGAAGAGCTTAAGATTTTACACAGCAAGATACGTGGAACCCCAAGTGTCTACAATTTTGAAGgttaaaagaacaaaacaaaaatatcacAAGATTTCTTCTGACAGTAACTACTTTTGTGTTACTTTCTCCTAGGTTTTAATCAAtcacatcaaaaagaatttcTAGAGTGTGGTGGAGTGCAAGTCACAAGAGCTTAAGATGTTCACATTGTGCAAAATATCTGGAACCCCAAGTGCCTACATTTTGACGgttaaaagaacaaaacaaaaactatCATGACAATTCTAGACTTGCTAGCTTTGTATCTGCTATCATTATCATTAGACAAATGCATTGTAGAACATGGTGACAAAAgtaataacaattaaaaacataTCCTTGGAATTTGATAAAGTAGGAACTAACCTGCTTGAGCCTTCTGGTTTTAACCCTGAGAGAGGGAATGATGATGAAAATAGAAGAGCTGGGACCTTGTCACCACTCGACTCCTTTGATTTGTTTGACCCAAATGATGGTGGGACAACCTCCGGTGACAGGGGATCAGAACTGGGCAGGAAACTGGGGCTGCTGACGCTGATAAGAGCAGCATCAGGAACCTTCATATCCTTTCTTTTGTTCAAAATCCCCAGGTTAGCATTTGTTTCAGAAAGAGCAGCAGGTTTGTTCAGGGCTTCATCAGTAGACAGAGACTTCTTTTCAGCACCAGATATACCCATCTTATCTCTTCCTTCAGCCAATTGAGAGGCAGACTTGTCAAAGTTTATATCCTCATCCATCTCAAACGAGTCCTGTGAAGACGAGAATAACAGTTAAACAAAATGACTATGAACTAAATTGGTTATTGTCAGCAACTCCCCAAACTTAcaaaagaatcttgacaaaGACACCGatgaataaaactaaaaaagtaAATAGTCCAAAATTTAGATGGGTAATGGTCATGAAGCACTAGTATtcccttcattttattttatgcgACTATATTTGATTGCAAAGAAGGTAAGATGTTAATTAGACTTATATAACATGTCAGTGACAATGAAAGAGAACACTAATAAGGAATTGGTCTACATAGAAATCATCATTGCACCACCACAAATGAAATAGAAGGAATCGGTCTAAAGAGAAATCACCATTGCACAGCCACAAATTGTCTGAAAAGTGCAATACAAAAGAGCAAGATGTTCGCAAGTATCCAGAAGATGCACTGACAAGGCCCAAATTTGTTGTAACACAGTAGGACTCCAATTCAAAGCTAGTAAAGATAGTCAAAGACCACAAATAAGTTGAAAAAAAGGGAATGAACCTCAAGTGCACTCATCCTAAAAGCATGCTTCTTCTGAGGTGGAACTGAAGACTTCTTATCCAGTGAATCAGCTGTTTCCACACCTGGTTGAGCATGTTGAGCATCTTCAAATGAATTCTTTTCATTATTCTTTGCTACAACAGTTGGCCTGTTAATAGATTCATTTTGCCGATGTTGTTCTATTTTGCCTTGCTTCTGCAAACTAGAATCATGGCCATTGGTTGGAATAACCTTAGACCAATTTTCCAACTTATGGCTGTCTTGTGCACTCTGTAGCAGCTTGGGAGAATCCAAAGACTCCAAGCTTTTAAGAGCTTGTCCGCGAAGCATGTTTGGTGACAATTTCTTGGGTGTTTTATCACTCCCTGCAGCTAGTCTTGATTCTGATGACTTCTCCTTTGGGGTCAGATTTTCAAGATGCTCCAATATCTTTGCAGCTGTCTCACTGGGCTTGGGAGGGATGTGAACATACCTTGTAGGCACATCAGCAGCAGCAGAAGCAACTCCTCCAGGACTAGGACGTGAAATTCCATGTGACAGGAGATTTGGTTTCTGTCGAGTCCTGCGAATGGGGCCAACAGAGCCGATATCATCTTCCAGATCAGAACTTCTCCGTTTGAGGGGCTGAAAGAGGAAAAAACTGAAATTCACTCACAGATGGCAATACAAGTAAAGAATGCAAATCAGTTCAATACCACAGTGATTTGTAAATAATACCTGTTTAGAGCCAAAATATCCATCATGCTCCAAGACTGACTCAGATAAAGAAGGCCCGCTATAAGCATTATGTGTGGAGCTACTTGCCTGATAGAGGACCaaagttaaacaaaaaattctaagaaattaaataatttccAACACTTAAAGTACGCAGAAAAGCATACGCACCATTTGACCATCAGTTTGACGAAGTCTGGAGTACGGTGTGCGAGCCATGTGGTATATTGCAGATCTTCCACGAGACCTTGGAGGGGTAAATCCATTTACTCGAACCCCAATAAGACCAGCAGTCTTTGTAGTCACTGATGTAATAGGCAAATTTTGGGAATATGCTACATTTTTTAGCTCTGGTGAATCTACTCTCACACTAGCCTTTGATGGCCTAGTGTCCATGTAAGCTTTTGCAAGTTCAGCAGCCGATGCAACATTCCCTTTAGGGGCCTGGAACCATCAACACATTTATGTCAGAAACTGACCCAATATTTACATACTTGCAACAAAGCTAATATGTCGGGTACCCAAACAAGGCATCCATCTTACTCTTGAACTTGTGACAGGGGTAGCAACAGCACCCTTATCATTCCCAGCAGGGGTATCTACAGTTTTGGAGCGCAAAAGTTCTGTCAAGTGGTCAATTTCATCTCTGCACCCACCAAATCTCATATTAGTAAACACTAAACACCATATGTCACCTTGAAACCAAATATCAATGTACTatttaattcttcttcttcgtcttttGGGTAAGTCCTGCCTGGAAAAGTCAATTCAACTGAACCAGATTTCTAACTTCATTGGTTCCTATAAGAACGTTAGTCTCCCATACATTGACTAAAAGTACCTAATAAGGATGATCAAGGGGTTAGCTCTATAAAGTAGTGGCTACGACAAAAAAGGATGCTACAAAACCAGCGCGTATCTTTAACTAACCCTTCATCCAGAAACAGACGAACTCAATTGAGGCCAACATCAAGAACATAACATTCAGACAGATTACATTAGAGTTCAAAAGAAATTGTTTAATCTAAATGAAAAAATAGCAATTCACTTCTTGATGGACGATTTCACACAATACATGTGTTGGTGGTGGTGGGAGGAAGCAGGTACAATGAAATTAAACGAGGTACGCGCAAACTGGCCCGGACACCATGGTTATTAAGaaaagagtaatttttttatgacaagaaaAGATTACTTTACGAGGAACAAAAACGTATAACAAgtaaaaaaagacatttttgatgATCAAGAAATGAGTTGTTTACAGCTTCGAAATTCAACTGTATAATTGGCCAGCAAATCTACCCTTCTTCACTTAAACCAAAACCAAGAAGGATTTGAATCTGTAACAAGTGCCCACCACACATCGCTTGTTAATACCTTTACGATTGACCCAAAGTCTGAGGCAACAGCAAGATCAAATTTCTGGCTTCCAGTTTTCTATAGTTCATCGATATGAAAATGCACATCAGAATATAATGACAGTATTAACCACTGATAGAGCATGTACCAGTGGCAGTGAATTTACATTTGATAAACATGTAGAGCCACCGAAACCTGAAATAAGAGATAAAGCAGACACAATTCTAACAACTGCTACGTTATCACAACGCTTACCTGCTGAATGTCTTTTGTTTCAACAGTTGCTCAAGCTCTGAGAATGCACTGTCCTCAGAGCTGCATGCAGCATTGCGAACTTCATGTCCAGTGGCTACTACTGCTCCAGCATGATCCTTCATCAAGAGGAAGAATTGTTCATCAAAATAAGTATATTCCtaaggaaaggaaaaaaagtggTTGTTTCTTGGAAGATGGACAATTCATGTGATGAAAACACGTGAAAAGTAAAATACATAAGCACCAGATTTCAGAAGTTCTGAGCACAAGAATTATGCATAGTAAACTTACTTTAAGACAAGACTCCTGCTGCACATCCTTTGATTCTTGTCTTGCTTCTGCTTATATGAAAAAGGAAACCAGGTCTTAACTAAAGTCTGACATAAAAgttaatgaaaaagaagaagcaaatgAAGTTCATAGCAAGATGTTCAGCTAATAAATGTCAGAAAATGACTTAAGAGCAAAATTAGGTGGAGTTAGTATATGAATCAGTTGTCTTCACTTTGCTCTATTGGCCCAACACACACCTAGGAAAgcacatctttttcttttttaaggaAAAGAAGATAGCAGACATCTCTTTAGTCTTACTTAACACAGtagaaaattacattttttgaAAACCCAAATGTAACACAACAGAATAACAAACAATTCAGAGCACACACCAATTTACACACGAATAGATCATAAAGAAAAGTGTATGCAGCATAGGACAAACTTTTTTACAGCAATTTTTCTAAATTCATCAAAGGGCGACAAAAGGCAAGCTTTCCAACTAGATATACCAACTGAAAAAAGACAAGCTTTCCAAGTTTGTGTTTTGAGTCTTTGAGACTAAATGAAAATCATCAAAAGCATTCTGCTTTCTGGACACACAACTACTACTACTTATCACCTCATTTCTAAGCATTGATATATCAACCAAATTTGATGCAATAGCATTCTGTTATTTAACAAGACAAACTTAACAACCAGTACTATAATAGCTCCATCCCAAACTAGTTGTAATTCATTATACAAATCTATTTAATATAGATCACACTCTATCGAGCTCcccaaagaaagaaaattacaaCTTTTGACTAAACAAATGTAATGCTGCTACGGAACAAACAGCAAATTCAGAGCAAACTCCAAACAATTCAAATAAGCATAGTCCAATACAGAAATGTGTAAATCAGAACCTGGAGGAGGTGGTAATGGCATCGGAGGTAGTGGCAATGGCGTCGGAGCAGGGGTAAGACGTTTTTGGAAGATCGAAGAAAAGAACCGTCGAGCACCGGAAGTGATGAGCTTCGTGGCAGGATCGACAACGAGCTTTGTGAGCCAACTAGGGTTCCGGAGGGCAGTCGGTGGTCGATCGTAAGGAGTAGTTTGGTTCTTACGGAACGGTCGTCTCCGGAACTTTCCTCCAGCTCCTCCGCCTTCGTAGGCTGAGGAACTCGCCGTTCTGCCGTCTCCCGCCGCCGCCATTTATTCAAAACCACCGAGAGAAAAAGACGAgggaaaaaaatggaatttgagggggaaattagggttttattttCGTGGATGGACACGGAAATCGAGAAAAATATCGGCGAATTGACATTGGCGGGCGTGGCGGTAAATAAATGATTTGCTGTCTTGCCCTTTTATTTTTTGGCAAGTAGGATAAAACTTTGATATTCGattcgatattttaaaatttgattaattaattgatgattaaaagtaaatattaaaCTTTTAAAGATTGATTCGATATAACTTTTAGAGtgatgaattaaattttaatacaataatttgGTAATAATTACataaccaaatatatatattgacaaaatgtatttataatttgtttaatattAAACATGTTTGTTTTTAAAGAAATCAGGTATAAAAGttagatatttattttgaagTCTTAA
The DNA window shown above is from Solanum stenotomum isolate F172 chromosome 6, ASM1918654v1, whole genome shotgun sequence and carries:
- the LOC125866852 gene encoding nuclear pore complex protein NUP1-like isoform X1, with amino-acid sequence MAAAGDGRTASSSAYEGGGAGGKFRRRPFRKNQTTPYDRPPTALRNPSWLTKLVVDPATKLITSGARRFFSSIFQKRLTPAPTPLPLPPMPLPPPPEARQESKDVQQESCLKDHAGAVVATGHEVRNAACSSEDSAFSELEQLLKQKTFSRDEIDHLTELLRSKTVDTPAGNDKGAVATPVTSSRAPKGNVASAAELAKAYMDTRPSKASVRVDSPELKNVAYSQNLPITSVTTKTAGLIGVRVNGFTPPRSRGRSAIYHMARTPYSRLRQTDGQMASSSTHNAYSGPSLSESVLEHDGYFGSKQPLKRRSSDLEDDIGSVGPIRRTRQKPNLLSHGISRPSPGGVASAAADVPTRYVHIPPKPSETAAKILEHLENLTPKEKSSESRLAAGSDKTPKKLSPNMLRGQALKSLESLDSPKLLQSAQDSHKLENWSKVIPTNGHDSSLQKQGKIEQHRQNESINRPTVVAKNNEKNSFEDAQHAQPGVETADSLDKKSSVPPQKKHAFRMSALEDSFEMDEDINFDKSASQLAEGRDKMGISGAEKKSLSTDEALNKPAALSETNANLGILNKRKDMKVPDAALISVSSPSFLPSSDPLSPEVVPPSFGSNKSKESSGDKVPALLFSSSFPLSGLKPEGSSSLSNPAFGLAGASSELLESDNSQKDGKSNGKLEPLSSGLSPSVLFAAPSSTSSFSNGQFTPSPAISATSLLASSNSPKDVQSYSSSEVAHSTSISAAVGGGLFGFAAASSVSTEPLIKSGPSEVPPMVSTLSTASTADDADLKTKAANSDNLSSNSPFAGSSFASTSPGNSIFGFSSSGMSTVTTASVQSQSSVFSTGAQSLVSAQTSLTGSDNTRVTQSVPAHFGSSTTSPEVGNSGMTSFSSVGSASSNTGIVSAAASDSNPVGSSAAAFGNFSFGASSSTSSTMSSSVGPSSGTTQLAFTFGASPAVHAATAALATSSNATSAIFSFGNKSSSSSANAVDTSTRPSPSTFNFGGSSSASSLNNVSMSNSAAPGIFSFGGGSSASSTNTVSTSTNATPGVFSFGGNSSACSTNTVSISTSATAGIFNFGASSSVLSTNTVSTSTSAAPSVFSFGASSSVSSTNAVNATSTVSPSPFAFGASSASPQTSSAAGILGSNWQAPKSPVFSSPFSSATPTGFAFGASSSSFTPPATTAAVFGSAPSTPSGPAFPFGSTSLTNPSTQAIFGNSTSPFTASPGNNNQMSMEDSMAEDTMHASSPAVAFGQPSVSPSPGGFMFGSTPNPFQFGGQQNQAAAAAVQNPSPFAASGSLGAGGSFSLGSNGPDKSGRKIVKVNRNKNRRK